One genomic segment of Acidobacteriota bacterium includes these proteins:
- a CDS encoding HDIG domain-containing protein yields the protein MLRDDVKRIWPELEWIADEDLRSKTTDCWERAFEYSPLTPADLERIPFTLKVPDCPVTFMAHKRAVVHVARDAAKSVEQFFGEALPVDMDVLIAGAILADVGKLLEYEEDGEGGSRQSARGKYLRHPFTGVSVAMECGVPDAVCHIIATHAGEGNMVDRTTEAWLVHHADFMTYEPFVKRLEL from the coding sequence ATGCTGCGTGATGACGTCAAGAGAATCTGGCCGGAGCTCGAATGGATTGCCGATGAGGATCTGCGTTCGAAGACGACGGACTGCTGGGAGCGCGCATTCGAGTACTCGCCGCTTACGCCCGCCGACCTCGAGCGAATTCCGTTCACTTTGAAGGTGCCCGATTGCCCGGTGACCTTCATGGCCCACAAGCGGGCGGTCGTGCACGTCGCGCGGGATGCGGCGAAGTCCGTCGAGCAGTTTTTCGGTGAAGCCCTACCCGTCGACATGGACGTGTTGATCGCAGGAGCGATACTTGCCGACGTCGGCAAGCTCCTGGAGTACGAGGAAGACGGGGAAGGCGGCAGCCGGCAAAGCGCGCGGGGCAAGTACCTGCGCCACCCGTTCACCGGGGTGTCCGTCGCCATGGAGTGTGGAGTGCCGGATGCCGTGTGCCACATCATTGCGACTCATGCTGGCGAGGGCAACATGGTGGACCGTACGACCGAGGCCTGGCTCGTTCACCACGCCGACTTCATGACCTACGAGCCGTTCGTCAAGCGACTCGAGTTGTGA